Proteins from a genomic interval of Ptychodera flava strain L36383 chromosome 7, AS_Pfla_20210202, whole genome shotgun sequence:
- the LOC139137676 gene encoding kazrin-like isoform X4: protein MRRLLVDAQTKFRKMVEENKQLANRIDGSIQTANQDMSVLRAELEDTNKRINEISGENGTDREEEQKAQQQELIKLREKTAQLEKDKKVLLKQLDEFRYLDQVEMEIPSAAELKIQLTQTEHELARAKEALTAMKNDRKRLKGEKVELLQQLKQLYSTLEAKEEEIRDFIRNYEQNIKEIENSKHELVTEKEEAEKEKWEILKRARDSAETTVNLKEQLEFKDKYLLRLEDELKQAKRQLELERSERYSSTPRDAMGVIPGGAPAVTTPGDISCISSATSPTIDAPISELHFSGFTSPMIDDQASAPTGHVLSLPHLRRSHQSTSGISDITDDGQSSVHTAREEDTSKSTEDLDAVDAGSSAAGDKKKKKKKKKSGAFDSLSKVFSRGKNKKVLEALVYEDPPSATEASLLELKHEEKLELVEECKRTPMVNWNASMVVAWLEIAMSMSKYVKMCVDHVKNGKVLLGLTDSELESALGINTVLHRKKLRLAIEEHREDVECKYPKAGEMDHEWVARTWLNDLGLGQHSVAFETQLIDGRVLNVLTKKDLEKHLNVNRKFQQASLLHGIDLLRRLNFDKQILTDRRASCEEVDLDPLVWTNHRVIKWAKTIDLKDYADNLLDSGVHGALLVLEPSFNSDAMAAALGIPSAKIIIRRHLTTELNALITPARGVLEATGVSLLGNKKKNSGGSVGKSFVRSYRGGNYEEEKKKRYSFRGSLGRALGRRARYELDRGSFEATPEEGKMKRSKSQEIVESSGM from the exons ATGAGAAGACTGCTTGTTGATGCGCAGACTAAATTCAGGAAAATGgttgaagaaaacaaacagtTAGCCAATAGGATAGATGGTTCTATACAG ACTGCCAATCAGGATATGAGTGTACTAAGAGCAGAATTAGAAGATACAAATAAACGAATTAATGAAATCAGTGGAGAAAACGGGACAGATAGGGAAG AGGAGCAAAAGGCACAGCAACAGGAACTGATTAAACTTCGAGAGAAAACTGCCCAGCTAGAAAAGGACAAAAAAGTGTTACTTAAACAGTTAGATGAGTTTCGTTACTTGGATCAAGTTGAAATGGAAATACCCAGTGCCGCAGAGTTGAAGATACAGCTTACACAAACAGAGCATGAATTAGCTAGGGCAAAGGAAGCATTAACAG CAATGAAAAATGACAGGAAAAGGCTCAAAGGAGAGAAAGTTGAACTTTTACAGCAATTGAAACAGTTGTACAGTACACTAGAAGCAAAAGAGGAAGAAATCAGAGACTTTATCAgaaattatgaacaaaatatcaaagaaattgaaaacagCAAGCATGAACTTGTCACTGAGAAAGAGGAAGCAGAGAAAGAGAAATGGGAAATATTAAAACGTGCGCGTGATTCTGCAGAAACGACGGTTAATTTGAAGGAACAGTTGGAATTTAAGGACAAATATTTACTGAGGTTAGAAGATGAATTAAAACAG GCCAAGCGACAGTTAGAGTTAGAACGGTCAGAGAGGTACAGTAGCACACCCAGAGATGCAATGGGTGTGATACCTGGTGGTGCACCTGCTGTCACAACACCTGGCGACATTTCATGTATCTCATCAGCAACTAGTCCTACCATAGATGCTCCAATCAGTGAGCTGCATTTCTCGGGGTTCACGAGTCCGATGATTGATGACCAGGCCTCAGCGCCGACTGGACATGTGCTTTCATTACCTCATTTACGCCGTAGTCATCAGTCAACATCAGGGATTTCAG aCATAACTGATGATGGTCAGTCTTCAGTTCACACAGCACGTGAAGAAGACACTTCCAAATCTACTGAAGACTTAGATGCAGTCGATGCTGGTTCATCGGCGGCAGGagataagaagaagaagaagaaaaagaagaagagtgGAGCCTTTGATTCGCTGTCAAAAGTCTTTAGCAGAGGCAAGAATAAGAAAGTACTTGAAGCATTGGTGTATGAAG ATCCGCCTTCAGCCACGGAAGCAAGTCTGTTGGAGTTAAAACATGAGGAGAAGCTAGAGTTAGTTGAAGAATGCAAGCGTACTCCGATGGTAAACTGGAATGCCAGTATGGTTGTTGCATGGCTTGAGATTGCCATGTCTATGTCAAAGTACGTCAAGATGTGTGTGGACCATGTGAAAAATGGCAAG GTTTTACTCGGCCTGACAGATTCTGAATTAGAATCAGCCCTTGGAATTAATACAGTGTTACACCGCAAAAAGCTAAGGCTTGCCATTGAAGAACACAGGGAAGATGTAGAATG CAAATATCCAAAAGCTGGTGAAATGGACCATGAATGGGTGGCCAGAACTTGGCTGAATGACCTTGGACTTGGTCAGCATTCAGTTGCATTTGAAACACAGCTTATCGATGGAAGAGTTCTCAACGTCCTCACAAAGAAAGACCTAGAAAAGCATCTGAATGTGAATCGAAAGTTCCAGCAAGCTAGTCTACTTCATGGCATTGATTTATTGAGAAGATTAAATTTTGACAAACAG ATCCTCACTGACAGGAGAGCATCTTGTGAAGAAGTGGATTTAGATCCACTGGTATGGACCAATCACAGGGTTATTAAGTGGGCAAAGACTATTGATCTCAAG GATTATGCAGATAACTTGCTGGACAGTGGAGTCCATGGTGCATTACTGGTTTTAGAACCGTCTTTCAACTCTGATGCTATGGCAGCGGCATTGGGTATACCGTCAGCTAAAATCATCATCCGAAGACATCTTACAACTGAACTCAATGCTCTGATTACACCAGCAAG agGAGTACTGGAGGCAACAGGGGTTTCGTTGCTAGGTAACAAGAAGAAAAATTCCGGAGGGTCAGTGGGTAAATCTTTTGTCAGGTCATACAGAGGTGGAAATTATGAAGAAGAGAAAAAGAAGAGATACAGTTTTAGG GGTTCACTTGGACGAGCACTGGGCAGGAGAGCAAGATATGAACTGGACAGAGGATCATTTGAAGCCACTCCAGAAGAAGGAAAAATGAAACGATCAAAGAGTCAAGAAATTGTGGAAAGCAGTGGCATGTAA
- the LOC139137676 gene encoding kazrin-like isoform X3: protein MEQLVSEAIQSLDSLNDQIVQYIFTPRCATIPCDDSDDDQLQPRDRESLKTNLSLMRRLLVDAQTKFRKMVEENKQLANRIDGSIQTANQDMSVLRAELEDTNKRINEISGENGTDREEEQKAQQQELIKLREKTAQLEKDKKVLLKQLDEFRYLDQVEMEIPSAAELKIQLTQTEHELARAKEALTAMKNDRKRLKGEKVELLQQLKQLYSTLEAKEEEIRDFIRNYEQNIKEIENSKHELVTEKEEAEKEKWEILKRARDSAETTVNLKEQLEFKDKYLLRLEDELKQAKRQLELERSERYSSTPRDAMGVIPGGAPAVTTPGDISCISSATSPTIDAPISELHFSGFTSPMIDDQASAPTGHVLSLPHLRRSHQSTSGISDITDDGQSSVHTAREEDTSKSTEDLDAVDAGSSAAGDKKKKKKKKKSGAFDSLSKVFSRGKNKKVLEALVYEDPPSATEASLLELKHEEKLELVEECKRTPMVNWNASMVVAWLEIAMSMSKYVKMCVDHVKNGKVLLGLTDSELESALGINTVLHRKKLRLAIEEHREDVECKYPKAGEMDHEWVARTWLNDLGLGQHSVAFETQLIDGRVLNVLTKKDLEKHLNVNRKFQQASLLHGIDLLRRLNFDKQILTDRRASCEEVDLDPLVWTNHRVIKWAKTIDLKDYADNLLDSGVHGALLVLEPSFNSDAMAAALGIPSAKIIIRRHLTTELNALITPARGVLEATGVSLLGNKKKNSGGSVGKSFVRSYRGGNYEEEKKKRYSFRGSLGRALGRRARYELDRGSFEATPEEGKMKRSKSQEIVESSGM from the exons CGATCCAGTCTCTGGACTCTCTTAATGATCAAATAGTTCAATATATTTTCACACCGAGATGTGCCACGATACCATGCGATGATTCAGATGATGACCAGCTACAACCACGTGATCGAGAATCATTGAAAACCAACTTGAGTTTAATGAGAAGACTGCTTGTTGATGCGCAGACTAAATTCAGGAAAATGgttgaagaaaacaaacagtTAGCCAATAGGATAGATGGTTCTATACAG ACTGCCAATCAGGATATGAGTGTACTAAGAGCAGAATTAGAAGATACAAATAAACGAATTAATGAAATCAGTGGAGAAAACGGGACAGATAGGGAAG AGGAGCAAAAGGCACAGCAACAGGAACTGATTAAACTTCGAGAGAAAACTGCCCAGCTAGAAAAGGACAAAAAAGTGTTACTTAAACAGTTAGATGAGTTTCGTTACTTGGATCAAGTTGAAATGGAAATACCCAGTGCCGCAGAGTTGAAGATACAGCTTACACAAACAGAGCATGAATTAGCTAGGGCAAAGGAAGCATTAACAG CAATGAAAAATGACAGGAAAAGGCTCAAAGGAGAGAAAGTTGAACTTTTACAGCAATTGAAACAGTTGTACAGTACACTAGAAGCAAAAGAGGAAGAAATCAGAGACTTTATCAgaaattatgaacaaaatatcaaagaaattgaaaacagCAAGCATGAACTTGTCACTGAGAAAGAGGAAGCAGAGAAAGAGAAATGGGAAATATTAAAACGTGCGCGTGATTCTGCAGAAACGACGGTTAATTTGAAGGAACAGTTGGAATTTAAGGACAAATATTTACTGAGGTTAGAAGATGAATTAAAACAG GCCAAGCGACAGTTAGAGTTAGAACGGTCAGAGAGGTACAGTAGCACACCCAGAGATGCAATGGGTGTGATACCTGGTGGTGCACCTGCTGTCACAACACCTGGCGACATTTCATGTATCTCATCAGCAACTAGTCCTACCATAGATGCTCCAATCAGTGAGCTGCATTTCTCGGGGTTCACGAGTCCGATGATTGATGACCAGGCCTCAGCGCCGACTGGACATGTGCTTTCATTACCTCATTTACGCCGTAGTCATCAGTCAACATCAGGGATTTCAG aCATAACTGATGATGGTCAGTCTTCAGTTCACACAGCACGTGAAGAAGACACTTCCAAATCTACTGAAGACTTAGATGCAGTCGATGCTGGTTCATCGGCGGCAGGagataagaagaagaagaagaaaaagaagaagagtgGAGCCTTTGATTCGCTGTCAAAAGTCTTTAGCAGAGGCAAGAATAAGAAAGTACTTGAAGCATTGGTGTATGAAG ATCCGCCTTCAGCCACGGAAGCAAGTCTGTTGGAGTTAAAACATGAGGAGAAGCTAGAGTTAGTTGAAGAATGCAAGCGTACTCCGATGGTAAACTGGAATGCCAGTATGGTTGTTGCATGGCTTGAGATTGCCATGTCTATGTCAAAGTACGTCAAGATGTGTGTGGACCATGTGAAAAATGGCAAG GTTTTACTCGGCCTGACAGATTCTGAATTAGAATCAGCCCTTGGAATTAATACAGTGTTACACCGCAAAAAGCTAAGGCTTGCCATTGAAGAACACAGGGAAGATGTAGAATG CAAATATCCAAAAGCTGGTGAAATGGACCATGAATGGGTGGCCAGAACTTGGCTGAATGACCTTGGACTTGGTCAGCATTCAGTTGCATTTGAAACACAGCTTATCGATGGAAGAGTTCTCAACGTCCTCACAAAGAAAGACCTAGAAAAGCATCTGAATGTGAATCGAAAGTTCCAGCAAGCTAGTCTACTTCATGGCATTGATTTATTGAGAAGATTAAATTTTGACAAACAG ATCCTCACTGACAGGAGAGCATCTTGTGAAGAAGTGGATTTAGATCCACTGGTATGGACCAATCACAGGGTTATTAAGTGGGCAAAGACTATTGATCTCAAG GATTATGCAGATAACTTGCTGGACAGTGGAGTCCATGGTGCATTACTGGTTTTAGAACCGTCTTTCAACTCTGATGCTATGGCAGCGGCATTGGGTATACCGTCAGCTAAAATCATCATCCGAAGACATCTTACAACTGAACTCAATGCTCTGATTACACCAGCAAG agGAGTACTGGAGGCAACAGGGGTTTCGTTGCTAGGTAACAAGAAGAAAAATTCCGGAGGGTCAGTGGGTAAATCTTTTGTCAGGTCATACAGAGGTGGAAATTATGAAGAAGAGAAAAAGAAGAGATACAGTTTTAGG GGTTCACTTGGACGAGCACTGGGCAGGAGAGCAAGATATGAACTGGACAGAGGATCATTTGAAGCCACTCCAGAAGAAGGAAAAATGAAACGATCAAAGAGTCAAGAAATTGTGGAAAGCAGTGGCATGTAA
- the LOC139137676 gene encoding kazrin-like isoform X5 gives MSVLRAELEDTNKRINEISGENGTDREEEQKAQQQELIKLREKTAQLEKDKKVLLKQLDEFRYLDQVEMEIPSAAELKIQLTQTEHELARAKEALTAMKNDRKRLKGEKVELLQQLKQLYSTLEAKEEEIRDFIRNYEQNIKEIENSKHELVTEKEEAEKEKWEILKRARDSAETTVNLKEQLEFKDKYLLRLEDELKQAKRQLELERSERYSSTPRDAMGVIPGGAPAVTTPGDISCISSATSPTIDAPISELHFSGFTSPMIDDQASAPTGHVLSLPHLRRSHQSTSGISDITDDGQSSVHTAREEDTSKSTEDLDAVDAGSSAAGDKKKKKKKKKSGAFDSLSKVFSRGKNKKVLEALVYEDPPSATEASLLELKHEEKLELVEECKRTPMVNWNASMVVAWLEIAMSMSKYVKMCVDHVKNGKVLLGLTDSELESALGINTVLHRKKLRLAIEEHREDVECKYPKAGEMDHEWVARTWLNDLGLGQHSVAFETQLIDGRVLNVLTKKDLEKHLNVNRKFQQASLLHGIDLLRRLNFDKQILTDRRASCEEVDLDPLVWTNHRVIKWAKTIDLKDYADNLLDSGVHGALLVLEPSFNSDAMAAALGIPSAKIIIRRHLTTELNALITPARGVLEATGVSLLGNKKKNSGGSVGKSFVRSYRGGNYEEEKKKRYSFRGSLGRALGRRARYELDRGSFEATPEEGKMKRSKSQEIVESSGM, from the exons ATGAGTGTACTAAGAGCAGAATTAGAAGATACAAATAAACGAATTAATGAAATCAGTGGAGAAAACGGGACAGATAGGGAAG AGGAGCAAAAGGCACAGCAACAGGAACTGATTAAACTTCGAGAGAAAACTGCCCAGCTAGAAAAGGACAAAAAAGTGTTACTTAAACAGTTAGATGAGTTTCGTTACTTGGATCAAGTTGAAATGGAAATACCCAGTGCCGCAGAGTTGAAGATACAGCTTACACAAACAGAGCATGAATTAGCTAGGGCAAAGGAAGCATTAACAG CAATGAAAAATGACAGGAAAAGGCTCAAAGGAGAGAAAGTTGAACTTTTACAGCAATTGAAACAGTTGTACAGTACACTAGAAGCAAAAGAGGAAGAAATCAGAGACTTTATCAgaaattatgaacaaaatatcaaagaaattgaaaacagCAAGCATGAACTTGTCACTGAGAAAGAGGAAGCAGAGAAAGAGAAATGGGAAATATTAAAACGTGCGCGTGATTCTGCAGAAACGACGGTTAATTTGAAGGAACAGTTGGAATTTAAGGACAAATATTTACTGAGGTTAGAAGATGAATTAAAACAG GCCAAGCGACAGTTAGAGTTAGAACGGTCAGAGAGGTACAGTAGCACACCCAGAGATGCAATGGGTGTGATACCTGGTGGTGCACCTGCTGTCACAACACCTGGCGACATTTCATGTATCTCATCAGCAACTAGTCCTACCATAGATGCTCCAATCAGTGAGCTGCATTTCTCGGGGTTCACGAGTCCGATGATTGATGACCAGGCCTCAGCGCCGACTGGACATGTGCTTTCATTACCTCATTTACGCCGTAGTCATCAGTCAACATCAGGGATTTCAG aCATAACTGATGATGGTCAGTCTTCAGTTCACACAGCACGTGAAGAAGACACTTCCAAATCTACTGAAGACTTAGATGCAGTCGATGCTGGTTCATCGGCGGCAGGagataagaagaagaagaagaaaaagaagaagagtgGAGCCTTTGATTCGCTGTCAAAAGTCTTTAGCAGAGGCAAGAATAAGAAAGTACTTGAAGCATTGGTGTATGAAG ATCCGCCTTCAGCCACGGAAGCAAGTCTGTTGGAGTTAAAACATGAGGAGAAGCTAGAGTTAGTTGAAGAATGCAAGCGTACTCCGATGGTAAACTGGAATGCCAGTATGGTTGTTGCATGGCTTGAGATTGCCATGTCTATGTCAAAGTACGTCAAGATGTGTGTGGACCATGTGAAAAATGGCAAG GTTTTACTCGGCCTGACAGATTCTGAATTAGAATCAGCCCTTGGAATTAATACAGTGTTACACCGCAAAAAGCTAAGGCTTGCCATTGAAGAACACAGGGAAGATGTAGAATG CAAATATCCAAAAGCTGGTGAAATGGACCATGAATGGGTGGCCAGAACTTGGCTGAATGACCTTGGACTTGGTCAGCATTCAGTTGCATTTGAAACACAGCTTATCGATGGAAGAGTTCTCAACGTCCTCACAAAGAAAGACCTAGAAAAGCATCTGAATGTGAATCGAAAGTTCCAGCAAGCTAGTCTACTTCATGGCATTGATTTATTGAGAAGATTAAATTTTGACAAACAG ATCCTCACTGACAGGAGAGCATCTTGTGAAGAAGTGGATTTAGATCCACTGGTATGGACCAATCACAGGGTTATTAAGTGGGCAAAGACTATTGATCTCAAG GATTATGCAGATAACTTGCTGGACAGTGGAGTCCATGGTGCATTACTGGTTTTAGAACCGTCTTTCAACTCTGATGCTATGGCAGCGGCATTGGGTATACCGTCAGCTAAAATCATCATCCGAAGACATCTTACAACTGAACTCAATGCTCTGATTACACCAGCAAG agGAGTACTGGAGGCAACAGGGGTTTCGTTGCTAGGTAACAAGAAGAAAAATTCCGGAGGGTCAGTGGGTAAATCTTTTGTCAGGTCATACAGAGGTGGAAATTATGAAGAAGAGAAAAAGAAGAGATACAGTTTTAGG GGTTCACTTGGACGAGCACTGGGCAGGAGAGCAAGATATGAACTGGACAGAGGATCATTTGAAGCCACTCCAGAAGAAGGAAAAATGAAACGATCAAAGAGTCAAGAAATTGTGGAAAGCAGTGGCATGTAA
- the LOC139137676 gene encoding kazrin-like isoform X1, with product MADIINHSMGESPNKDSLSSAIQSLDSLNDQIVQYIFTPRCATIPCDDSDDDQLQPRDRESLKTNLSLMRRLLVDAQTKFRKMVEENKQLANRIDGSIQTANQDMSVLRAELEDTNKRINEISGENGTDREEEQKAQQQELIKLREKTAQLEKDKKVLLKQLDEFRYLDQVEMEIPSAAELKIQLTQTEHELARAKEALTAMKNDRKRLKGEKVELLQQLKQLYSTLEAKEEEIRDFIRNYEQNIKEIENSKHELVTEKEEAEKEKWEILKRARDSAETTVNLKEQLEFKDKYLLRLEDELKQAKRQLELERSERYSSTPRDAMGVIPGGAPAVTTPGDISCISSATSPTIDAPISELHFSGFTSPMIDDQASAPTGHVLSLPHLRRSHQSTSGISDITDDGQSSVHTAREEDTSKSTEDLDAVDAGSSAAGDKKKKKKKKKSGAFDSLSKVFSRGKNKKVLEALVYEDPPSATEASLLELKHEEKLELVEECKRTPMVNWNASMVVAWLEIAMSMSKYVKMCVDHVKNGKVLLGLTDSELESALGINTVLHRKKLRLAIEEHREDVECKYPKAGEMDHEWVARTWLNDLGLGQHSVAFETQLIDGRVLNVLTKKDLEKHLNVNRKFQQASLLHGIDLLRRLNFDKQILTDRRASCEEVDLDPLVWTNHRVIKWAKTIDLKDYADNLLDSGVHGALLVLEPSFNSDAMAAALGIPSAKIIIRRHLTTELNALITPARGVLEATGVSLLGNKKKNSGGSVGKSFVRSYRGGNYEEEKKKRYSFRGSLGRALGRRARYELDRGSFEATPEEGKMKRSKSQEIVESSGM from the exons CGATCCAGTCTCTGGACTCTCTTAATGATCAAATAGTTCAATATATTTTCACACCGAGATGTGCCACGATACCATGCGATGATTCAGATGATGACCAGCTACAACCACGTGATCGAGAATCATTGAAAACCAACTTGAGTTTAATGAGAAGACTGCTTGTTGATGCGCAGACTAAATTCAGGAAAATGgttgaagaaaacaaacagtTAGCCAATAGGATAGATGGTTCTATACAG ACTGCCAATCAGGATATGAGTGTACTAAGAGCAGAATTAGAAGATACAAATAAACGAATTAATGAAATCAGTGGAGAAAACGGGACAGATAGGGAAG AGGAGCAAAAGGCACAGCAACAGGAACTGATTAAACTTCGAGAGAAAACTGCCCAGCTAGAAAAGGACAAAAAAGTGTTACTTAAACAGTTAGATGAGTTTCGTTACTTGGATCAAGTTGAAATGGAAATACCCAGTGCCGCAGAGTTGAAGATACAGCTTACACAAACAGAGCATGAATTAGCTAGGGCAAAGGAAGCATTAACAG CAATGAAAAATGACAGGAAAAGGCTCAAAGGAGAGAAAGTTGAACTTTTACAGCAATTGAAACAGTTGTACAGTACACTAGAAGCAAAAGAGGAAGAAATCAGAGACTTTATCAgaaattatgaacaaaatatcaaagaaattgaaaacagCAAGCATGAACTTGTCACTGAGAAAGAGGAAGCAGAGAAAGAGAAATGGGAAATATTAAAACGTGCGCGTGATTCTGCAGAAACGACGGTTAATTTGAAGGAACAGTTGGAATTTAAGGACAAATATTTACTGAGGTTAGAAGATGAATTAAAACAG GCCAAGCGACAGTTAGAGTTAGAACGGTCAGAGAGGTACAGTAGCACACCCAGAGATGCAATGGGTGTGATACCTGGTGGTGCACCTGCTGTCACAACACCTGGCGACATTTCATGTATCTCATCAGCAACTAGTCCTACCATAGATGCTCCAATCAGTGAGCTGCATTTCTCGGGGTTCACGAGTCCGATGATTGATGACCAGGCCTCAGCGCCGACTGGACATGTGCTTTCATTACCTCATTTACGCCGTAGTCATCAGTCAACATCAGGGATTTCAG aCATAACTGATGATGGTCAGTCTTCAGTTCACACAGCACGTGAAGAAGACACTTCCAAATCTACTGAAGACTTAGATGCAGTCGATGCTGGTTCATCGGCGGCAGGagataagaagaagaagaagaaaaagaagaagagtgGAGCCTTTGATTCGCTGTCAAAAGTCTTTAGCAGAGGCAAGAATAAGAAAGTACTTGAAGCATTGGTGTATGAAG ATCCGCCTTCAGCCACGGAAGCAAGTCTGTTGGAGTTAAAACATGAGGAGAAGCTAGAGTTAGTTGAAGAATGCAAGCGTACTCCGATGGTAAACTGGAATGCCAGTATGGTTGTTGCATGGCTTGAGATTGCCATGTCTATGTCAAAGTACGTCAAGATGTGTGTGGACCATGTGAAAAATGGCAAG GTTTTACTCGGCCTGACAGATTCTGAATTAGAATCAGCCCTTGGAATTAATACAGTGTTACACCGCAAAAAGCTAAGGCTTGCCATTGAAGAACACAGGGAAGATGTAGAATG CAAATATCCAAAAGCTGGTGAAATGGACCATGAATGGGTGGCCAGAACTTGGCTGAATGACCTTGGACTTGGTCAGCATTCAGTTGCATTTGAAACACAGCTTATCGATGGAAGAGTTCTCAACGTCCTCACAAAGAAAGACCTAGAAAAGCATCTGAATGTGAATCGAAAGTTCCAGCAAGCTAGTCTACTTCATGGCATTGATTTATTGAGAAGATTAAATTTTGACAAACAG ATCCTCACTGACAGGAGAGCATCTTGTGAAGAAGTGGATTTAGATCCACTGGTATGGACCAATCACAGGGTTATTAAGTGGGCAAAGACTATTGATCTCAAG GATTATGCAGATAACTTGCTGGACAGTGGAGTCCATGGTGCATTACTGGTTTTAGAACCGTCTTTCAACTCTGATGCTATGGCAGCGGCATTGGGTATACCGTCAGCTAAAATCATCATCCGAAGACATCTTACAACTGAACTCAATGCTCTGATTACACCAGCAAG agGAGTACTGGAGGCAACAGGGGTTTCGTTGCTAGGTAACAAGAAGAAAAATTCCGGAGGGTCAGTGGGTAAATCTTTTGTCAGGTCATACAGAGGTGGAAATTATGAAGAAGAGAAAAAGAAGAGATACAGTTTTAGG GGTTCACTTGGACGAGCACTGGGCAGGAGAGCAAGATATGAACTGGACAGAGGATCATTTGAAGCCACTCCAGAAGAAGGAAAAATGAAACGATCAAAGAGTCAAGAAATTGTGGAAAGCAGTGGCATGTAA